A window from Rhinolophus sinicus isolate RSC01 linkage group LG01, ASM3656204v1, whole genome shotgun sequence encodes these proteins:
- the AGFG1 gene encoding arf-GAP domain and FG repeat-containing protein 1 isoform X12 — MEMKYVPPEQAKVVASVHASISGSSASSTSSTPEVKPLKSLLGDSAPALHLNKGTPSQSPVVGRSQGQQQEKKQFDLLSDLGSDIFAAPAPQSTATANFANFAHFNSHAAQNSANADFANFDAFGQSSGSSNFGGFPTASHSPFQPQTTALRMLSSSCSFGEFTSAFPLLATNSGSAGSVNANFAHFDNFPKSSSADFGTFNTSQSHPTASAVSKVSTNKAGLQTADKYAALANLDNIFSAGQGGDQASGFGTTGKAPVSSVVSVPSHSSTSSDKYAALAELDSVFSSAATSSNAYTSTSNASSSVFGTVPVGASVQTQPVSSSVPAPFGATPSTNPFVAAGGPSVASSTNPFQTNARGATGLSGAMHSQVFPHAHFAATFGTASMSMPTGFSSPAPYSLPTSFSGSFQQPAFPAQAAFPQQTAFSQQPNGAGFAAFGQTKPVVTPFGQVAAAGVSSNPFMTGAPTGQFPTGSSSTNPFL, encoded by the exons GTATGTCCCACCTGAACAAGCCAAAGTGGTGGCATCAGTTCACGCATCTATTTCCGGGTCCTCTGCCAGTAGCACAAGCAGCACACCTGAGGTCAAACCACTGAAATCTCTTTTAGGAGATTCAGCACCAGCACTGCACTTAAATAAGGGTACACCTAGTCAG TCCCCTGTTGTAGGTCGCTCTCAAGGACAGCAGCAGGAGAAGAAGCAGTTTGACCTTTTAAGTGATCTGGGCTCGGACATATTTGCTGCTCCAGCTCCTCAGTCAACAGCGACGGCCAATTTTGCTAACTTTGCACATTTCAACAGCCATGCAG CTCAGAATTCTGCAAATGCAGATTTTGCAAACTTTGATGCATTTGGACAGTCTAGTGGTTCGAGTAATTTTGGAGGTTTCCCCACAGCAAGCCATTCTCCTTTTCAGCCCCAAACTACAG CACTTAGAATGCTTTCATCTAGCTGCAGTTTTGGTGAATTTACTTCAGCTTTTCCTCTCCTGGCTACCAACA GTGGAAGTGCTGGATCAGTAAATGCTAATTTTGCTCATTTTGATAACTTCCCCAAATCCTCCAGCGCTGATTTTGGAACCTTCAATACTTCCCAGAGTCATCCAACAGCATCAGCTGTTAGTAAAGTTTCAACAAATAAAGCTGGTCTACAGACTGCAGACAAATATGCGGCACTTGCTAATTTAGACAATATCTTCAGTGCTGGGCAAG GTGGTGATCAGGCGAGTGGCTTTGGGACCACAGGTAAAGCTCCTGTTAGTTCTGTGGTTTCCGTTCCCAGTCATTCAAGTACGTCTTCAGACAAGTATGCAGCCCTGGCAGAACTAGACAGTGTGTTCAGCTCTGCGGCGACCTCCAGCAATGCGTACACGTCCACGAGTAATGCTAGCAG CAGTGTTTTTGGAACAGTGCCAGTGGGTGCTTCTGTACAGACGCAGCCTGTTTCTTCAAGTGTGCCTGCTCCATTTGGAG ctacGCCTTCCACAAATCCATTTGTTGCTGCTGGTGGTCCTTCTGTGGCGTCTTCTACAAATCCATTTCAGACTAATGCCAGAGGAGCAACAG GCCTCTCTGGAGCAATGCATTCTCAAGTGTTTCCTCACGCTCATTTTG CGGCCACCTTTGGCACTGCGTCCATGAGCATGCCCACGGGGTTCAGCTCCCCCGCTCCCTACAGTCTTCCCACCAGCTTCAGTGGCAGCTTCCAGCAGCCTGCCTTCCCAGCCCAAGCAGCTTTCCCTCAACAGACAGCTTTTTCACAACAGCCCAATG GTGCAGGTTTTGCAGCATTTGGACAAACAAAGCCAGTGGTAACCCCTTTTGGTCAAGTTGCAGCTGCTGGAGTATCTAGTAATCCTTTTATG ACTGGTGCACCGACGGGACAATTTCCAACAGGAAGCTCATCAACCAATCCTTTCTTATAG